A window of the Cucurbita pepo subsp. pepo cultivar mu-cu-16 chromosome LG01, ASM280686v2, whole genome shotgun sequence genome harbors these coding sequences:
- the LOC111805341 gene encoding uncharacterized protein LOC111805341, whose translation MAMKKMQSNSDSRRSRGNSYVLPSSPLKVAKNVFLKKRNCKGSEKKEWEDATCSVCMEYPHNAVLLLCSSYDKGCRPYMCATGRRYSNCLDQYKKAYTKVTSTQSSEQLNMPVESLSLNLDAGQPSEKVDVPELLCPLCRGQVKGWTVVEPARKYLNSKKRSCMQDNCSFIGCYKELKKHVKAKHPLARPREVDPVREEKWKRFEHERERSDVISTIISSIPGAIVLGDYVLEPNRSGFYSEYDSDMDENLDDDSFFSMDAFGFGRDSGLFSRNSYRRGDEIDFGMHRAAAGLGSTATGGPGRGFRRIIFGRSRRPRQRGGLNRIP comes from the coding sequence ATGGCCATGAAAAAGATGCAAAGCAACTCTGATTCTAGGCGTTCTAGGGGAAACTCATATGTGTTGCCATCTAGTCCATTGAAAGTTGCTAAAAATGTTTTCCTCAAGAAGAGAAACTGCAAAGGGTCAGAGAAAAAAGAGTGGGAGGATGCTACCTGCTCGGTCTGTATGGAGTACCCTCACAATGCCGTGCTTCTTCTTTGTTCATCATATGATAAGGGTTGCCGGCCTTATATGTGTGCAACTGGTCGTCGATATTCCAATTGTCTTGATCAATATAAGAAAGCCTACACAAAAGTAACATCAACTCAAAGTTCAGAACAATTGAATATGCCGGTGGAAAGTTTAAGCTTGAATTTGGATGCAGGGCAGCCAAGTGAAAAGGTTGATGTGCCAGAGCTGTTGTGTCCCCTTTGTAGGGGACAGGTTAAAGGATGGACAGTGGTGGAACCAGCACGGAAGTATCTTAATTCTAAGAAGAGAAGCTGCATGCAGGATAATTGCTCATTTATTGGATGTTACAAGGAGCTGAAGAAGCACGTTAAGGCAAAGCATCCATTAGCTCGACCACGAGAAGTGGACCCTGTGCGTGAAGAAAAGTGGAAGAGATTTGAGCACGAGAGGGAGCGAAGTGATGTGATTAGCACGATCATATCATCCATCCCTGGAGCTATTGTTCTGGGGGATTACGTGTTGGAACCAAACCGAAGTGGTTTTTACAGTGAGTACGATTCTGATATGGATGAGAATTTGGATGatgattctttcttttccatggATGCATTTGGTTTTGGACGGGACAGTGGTCTGTTTTCTCGTAATTCATACCGTAGGGGAGATGAGATTGATTTCGGGATGCACCGTGCTGCTGCAGGTCTGGGATCTACTGCTACTGGTGGACCAGGACGTGGTTTCCGTAGAATTATATTTGGGAGGTCGAGGCGGCCAAGACAGAGGGGAGGACTTAACAGAAttccataa
- the LOC111805357 gene encoding uncharacterized protein LOC111805357 yields the protein MEDQTNGNEIKAIPPKERVIITVYVESPRKQSNKSHQNPISINKNSHPNAHPKAPKSRGYDRRAELLAYSRELRNVDSGTTHLPKTKSKWRVKSETAAVRRIPSKRGLRQGRYERVGMTREERTEVVEQRCLPKCFNGDDKRSSGRLGSSILRKLKSLMGGLSKGCKRGGW from the exons ATGGAAGATCAAACAAACGGCAACGAAATCAAAGCCATACCCCCAAAAGAAAGAGTAATCATTACTGTTTATGTTGAATCTCCAAGAAAACAGAGCAATAAGTCCCATCAAAACCCCATTTCCATTAACAAAAACTCTCATCCAAATGCTCATCCCAAGGCCCCTAAATCCAGAGGCTACGATCGTCGGGCTGAGCTTCTTGCGTATTCTCGTGAGCTCAGAAATGTGGATTCTGGTACGACCCACTTGCCCAAAACTAAATCCAAATGGAGGGTGAAATCGGAGACGGCGGCGGTACGGCGAATTCCGTCGAAACGGGGGTTGCGGCAGGGGAGATATGAACGGGTTGGGATGACGAGGGAAGAGAGAACAGAGGTGGTGGAACAGAGATGCTTGCCCAAGTGCTTCAATGGAGATGACAAGAGAAGCAGTGGCCGATTGGGATCTTCCATATTA AGGAAATTGAAGAGTTTGATGGGAGGGTTATCAAAGGGCTGCAAACGCGGTGGTTGGTGA